One Kribbella sp. NBC_00662 genomic region harbors:
- a CDS encoding SLC13 family permease, whose translation MDDGTLSLIILGLAVVLFVWNRLPVDVVAVLVALALWATGVLGFTEVLAGFGDPVVIFIATLFVVSEGVDSTGVTAWAGQTIVRYAGTTRTRLLIAVTALCALLSALITLNGAVAALLPLVVMLAIRIGQPPSQMLMPLTFAGSAGALLMLTGTPVNIIVSEAASDAGAGPFPFFSFAVVGVPLVIGTIAISVLLGPKLLPVTRPAHPAADLAVHAETLDVHYALRDGFYRLQVRDLSPFLGQSVRELDLTAYPGVAIVGVQDGQGHNRTDAAIDAGDVLVVTGPSEKVGDLAVDNRLAVSMTPVDDLLTRDSGVVEAVIPPRSALVGETVFPGMHRGHDLVIIAVQRMGKDRGRRHTQLAEGDALLVHGPWETLDELSRDRDILLVDSPEMVRRQAVPWGPKASIAVAILAAMVVLLATGAVPPAMAGLLAATAMVLTRVVGPAQAYRAISWQIVILIGALIPLSGAIQSSGGADRIADLIIDAVGPGRPYLLLLALFVVTAALGQMVSNTATVLIVAPIAVAAAEGTGTNVKPVLMLIAVAGAASLLTPISTPANMMIMSPAGYRFGDYWKLGLVVMAWWLLTAIIIVPLVWSF comes from the coding sequence ATGGATGACGGCACACTCAGCCTGATCATCCTCGGGCTCGCCGTCGTACTGTTCGTGTGGAACCGGCTGCCCGTCGATGTCGTCGCGGTGCTCGTCGCCCTGGCCCTGTGGGCGACGGGCGTGCTCGGCTTCACCGAGGTGCTGGCGGGCTTCGGCGACCCGGTGGTGATCTTCATCGCCACGCTGTTCGTGGTGAGCGAGGGCGTCGACTCGACCGGCGTCACCGCCTGGGCCGGCCAGACCATCGTCCGGTACGCCGGAACCACGCGAACCCGCCTGTTGATCGCCGTGACGGCGCTGTGCGCGCTGCTGTCGGCCCTGATCACGCTGAACGGGGCCGTCGCCGCGCTGCTTCCGCTGGTGGTCATGCTCGCGATCCGGATCGGGCAGCCGCCGTCGCAGATGCTGATGCCGCTCACGTTCGCGGGCAGTGCCGGTGCGTTGCTGATGCTGACCGGGACACCGGTGAACATCATCGTGTCGGAGGCCGCGAGCGACGCCGGCGCCGGCCCGTTCCCGTTCTTCTCGTTCGCGGTCGTCGGCGTACCTCTGGTGATCGGGACGATCGCGATCTCGGTACTGCTCGGCCCCAAACTGCTGCCGGTCACCCGGCCCGCGCATCCGGCCGCCGACCTCGCCGTGCACGCGGAGACGCTGGACGTGCACTACGCCCTGCGGGACGGCTTCTACCGCCTGCAGGTGCGTGACCTGTCGCCGTTCCTCGGACAGAGCGTGCGTGAGCTCGACCTCACGGCGTACCCCGGGGTGGCGATCGTCGGCGTACAGGACGGGCAGGGGCACAACCGCACGGACGCGGCGATCGACGCCGGTGATGTGCTGGTGGTGACCGGACCGTCGGAGAAGGTCGGCGACCTGGCCGTCGACAACCGGCTCGCGGTCAGCATGACGCCGGTCGACGATCTGCTGACCCGTGACTCAGGCGTGGTCGAGGCGGTGATCCCACCGCGGTCGGCGCTCGTCGGCGAGACGGTGTTCCCGGGGATGCACCGCGGTCATGACCTGGTGATCATCGCCGTACAGCGGATGGGCAAGGACCGTGGTAGGCGGCACACCCAACTCGCCGAGGGGGACGCCCTGCTGGTGCACGGGCCGTGGGAGACGCTCGACGAGCTCAGCCGGGACCGGGACATCTTGCTCGTCGACTCGCCGGAGATGGTCCGGCGGCAGGCCGTGCCGTGGGGGCCGAAGGCATCGATCGCGGTCGCGATCCTCGCGGCGATGGTGGTGCTGCTGGCGACCGGGGCGGTACCGCCGGCGATGGCGGGACTGCTGGCGGCGACGGCGATGGTGCTGACGCGGGTGGTCGGCCCGGCTCAGGCCTATCGAGCGATCTCGTGGCAGATCGTCATCCTGATCGGCGCGCTGATCCCGTTGTCCGGCGCGATCCAGTCCAGCGGTGGCGCGGACCGGATCGCCGACCTGATCATCGACGCGGTCGGCCCGGGCCGTCCGTACCTGTTGCTGCTGGCGCTCTTCGTGGTGACCGCCGCGCTGGGTCAGATGGTCAGCAATACCGCGACGGTGCTGATCGTGGCGCCGATCGCGGTCGCGGCGGCCGAGGGCACCGGGACGAACGTCAAGCCGGTGCTGATGCTGATCGCGGTCGCCGGTGCGGCCTCGCTGCTGACACCGATCTCGACGCCCGCGAACATGATGATCATGAGTCCGGCCGGCTACCGGTTCGGGGACTACTGGAAGCTCGGCCTGGTGGTGATGGCGTGGTGGTTGCTGACGGCAATCATCATCGTCCCGCTCGTCTGGTCGTTCTGA
- a CDS encoding AbgT family transporter encodes MNAKAVPDDKPVKKGGMQRVLDGIERVGNKVPHPALIFLALIVIVIVLSQILSWAGTSVTTEVAEPATVQVAPEYEGGSSVAGNDAPPAPAIPDYTVKHETITAESLLTGDGIRFIFTTAVQNFNDFGVVAVILVAMIGVGVAEEAGLIAALIRKMVKVAPKGAITFIIVLLGGISSVASDAGYLVLIPLGAAAFASLGRHPLAGIAAAYAGVSAAFFVNVLITPADGIITEVTNETIKLVSPDTHLNVTHNFYFSIAATLFCAAVMTVITERILEPRLGKYDPSEAPSDAPVDHKPSEEEMRLESRGLRWSVYYLLVAVAIVSALTFIPNAPLRNPDTGEIFGSSPFMSSLLFIISMLFLAAGLGYGKGAKSLTGSTNVINAIVKTFNGLGGLIFLMLLIAQFIAYFNYTNMSTLAATGLADLLERADIGALPLLIGFILLVFVIDLIMPGVIPKWAILAPIFIPLFYRLGIAPQTVIAAYRVGDGPANVITPLMVYLPFIVLVCQRYRKKAGMGTVVSMMLPYTGIVLVAWTLFYIAWYLIGIPWGPSAPVHLG; translated from the coding sequence ATGAACGCCAAGGCGGTCCCGGACGACAAGCCGGTCAAGAAGGGTGGGATGCAACGCGTCCTCGACGGCATCGAGCGGGTCGGCAACAAGGTCCCGCACCCGGCGCTGATCTTCCTGGCGCTGATCGTCATCGTCATCGTCCTGTCCCAGATCCTGTCCTGGGCCGGGACGAGCGTGACCACCGAGGTCGCCGAGCCGGCCACGGTCCAGGTCGCACCCGAGTACGAAGGCGGCTCCAGTGTCGCCGGCAACGACGCGCCACCCGCGCCGGCGATCCCGGACTACACGGTCAAGCACGAGACCATCACCGCCGAGAGCCTGCTGACCGGCGACGGTATCCGGTTCATCTTCACCACGGCCGTGCAGAACTTCAACGACTTCGGCGTGGTCGCGGTGATCCTGGTCGCGATGATCGGGGTCGGCGTGGCCGAGGAAGCGGGCCTGATCGCCGCGCTGATCCGGAAGATGGTGAAGGTCGCGCCCAAGGGGGCGATCACGTTCATCATCGTGCTGCTCGGCGGCATCTCGAGTGTCGCGTCGGATGCGGGCTATCTGGTCCTGATACCGCTCGGCGCGGCGGCGTTCGCGTCGCTCGGGCGACATCCGCTGGCCGGCATCGCGGCGGCGTACGCCGGTGTCAGCGCGGCGTTCTTCGTGAACGTGCTGATCACTCCGGCCGACGGCATCATCACCGAGGTCACCAACGAGACGATCAAACTGGTCTCGCCCGACACCCACCTGAACGTCACGCACAACTTCTACTTCAGCATCGCCGCGACGCTGTTCTGCGCCGCGGTGATGACGGTGATCACCGAGCGCATCCTCGAGCCGCGGCTCGGCAAGTACGACCCGTCCGAGGCCCCGTCCGACGCGCCGGTCGACCACAAGCCCAGCGAGGAGGAGATGAGGCTCGAGTCCCGCGGGCTGCGCTGGTCGGTCTACTACCTGCTCGTCGCGGTCGCGATCGTGTCGGCACTGACGTTCATCCCGAATGCCCCGCTGCGCAACCCGGACACCGGCGAGATCTTCGGGTCCTCGCCGTTCATGAGCAGCCTGCTCTTCATCATCTCGATGCTGTTCCTGGCCGCCGGCCTCGGCTACGGCAAGGGCGCGAAGTCGCTGACCGGCAGTACGAACGTGATCAACGCGATCGTGAAGACGTTCAACGGGCTCGGCGGACTGATCTTCCTGATGCTGCTGATCGCGCAGTTCATTGCCTACTTCAACTACACGAACATGTCGACGCTGGCCGCGACCGGGCTGGCCGATCTGCTCGAGCGTGCGGACATCGGGGCGTTGCCGTTGCTGATCGGCTTCATCCTGCTGGTCTTCGTCATCGACCTGATCATGCCCGGCGTGATCCCGAAGTGGGCGATTCTGGCGCCGATCTTCATCCCGCTGTTCTACCGGCTCGGCATCGCGCCGCAGACCGTGATCGCGGCGTACCGCGTCGGGGACGGTCCGGCGAACGTGATCACGCCACTGATGGTGTACCTGCCGTTCATCGTGCTCGTCTGCCAGCGGTACCGGAAGAAGGCCGGGATGGGCACGGTGGTGTCGATGATGCTGCCGTACACCGGGATCGTGCTGGTCGCGTGGACGCTGTTCTACATCGCTTGGTACCTGATCGGGATTCCCTGGGGTCCGTCCGCTCCGGTTCACCTCGGCTAG
- a CDS encoding leucyl aminopeptidase translates to MNTIPRDFDPIPSTRYQVRVAVVPLKQAADEADALAVPVAAGVEPPEELGTDLAGLESAGFTGKRGQTLVLPRADGPVRVAVGIGDRGETDATLVRDLAAEFARAVPWHRKLAVEVASADFGVSVADFAQAVTEGVLLARWRYFVGRDAEQPTLESLLIVASDDDTAAAETGAERGRIVAQACSLGRDLANCPATTLSAVRMAEVAVEVGGASGLEVEIFDKDQLIEMGCGGLLGVNRGSVEPPRMVRLRYQPADPTGRIALIGKGIMYDSGGISLKPSDESHAQMKNDMTGAAAVLASMTALRDLGCTAAVTGYLMCTDNMPSGSAMKLGDVLTMRNGTTVEVLNTDAEGRLVMADALALATEEPVDAIVDIATLTGACLRTFGVEIAGVMGNNSAVVEQLRHAGDAVDEPVWELPLHRSYRSQLDSTIADLTNMGGINAGSITAGLFLQEFVDGKPWAHVDIAGTAQLPAPRTWRNKGATGFGTKLLIEFALRFARPTDGAA, encoded by the coding sequence GTGAACACGATCCCGCGCGACTTCGATCCGATTCCTTCGACCCGGTACCAGGTGCGGGTCGCCGTCGTTCCGCTCAAGCAGGCCGCGGACGAGGCGGACGCGCTCGCCGTACCGGTCGCTGCTGGTGTCGAACCCCCGGAGGAACTCGGCACCGACCTGGCCGGGCTGGAGTCCGCCGGGTTCACCGGCAAACGAGGGCAGACGCTCGTCCTCCCGCGGGCCGATGGTCCCGTCCGCGTAGCGGTCGGGATCGGCGACCGCGGCGAGACCGACGCCACGCTCGTCCGCGATCTGGCCGCGGAGTTCGCGCGGGCCGTTCCGTGGCACCGCAAGCTCGCGGTCGAGGTCGCTTCCGCGGACTTCGGGGTGTCCGTCGCCGACTTCGCGCAGGCCGTGACCGAAGGCGTGCTGCTCGCGCGCTGGCGGTACTTCGTCGGCCGCGACGCCGAGCAGCCCACGCTGGAATCACTGCTGATCGTTGCCTCCGACGACGACACCGCCGCGGCCGAGACCGGCGCCGAACGCGGCCGGATCGTCGCGCAGGCCTGCAGTCTCGGCCGGGACCTGGCGAACTGCCCGGCGACGACGCTGTCCGCCGTACGGATGGCCGAGGTCGCCGTCGAGGTCGGCGGAGCCTCCGGCCTGGAGGTCGAGATCTTCGACAAGGACCAGTTGATCGAGATGGGCTGCGGTGGGCTCCTGGGCGTCAACCGGGGCAGCGTCGAGCCGCCCCGGATGGTCCGGTTGCGTTACCAGCCGGCGGATCCGACCGGCCGGATCGCCTTGATCGGCAAGGGAATCATGTACGACTCGGGCGGCATCAGCCTCAAGCCGAGTGACGAGTCGCACGCGCAGATGAAGAACGACATGACCGGCGCGGCCGCCGTACTCGCATCGATGACGGCACTGCGCGACCTCGGCTGCACGGCGGCTGTGACCGGCTACCTGATGTGTACCGACAACATGCCGTCGGGGTCGGCGATGAAGCTCGGCGACGTACTGACGATGCGCAACGGCACGACGGTCGAGGTCCTCAACACCGACGCGGAAGGCCGTCTGGTGATGGCCGATGCGCTCGCGCTGGCGACCGAGGAACCCGTTGACGCCATCGTCGACATCGCGACGCTGACCGGCGCGTGCCTGCGGACGTTCGGTGTCGAGATCGCCGGTGTGATGGGCAACAACTCCGCCGTGGTCGAGCAACTGCGGCACGCGGGCGACGCGGTGGACGAGCCCGTGTGGGAGCTGCCGCTGCACCGGTCGTACCGCTCCCAGCTCGACTCGACGATCGCGGACCTGACGAACATGGGCGGGATCAACGCCGGCTCGATCACCGCCGGTCTGTTCCTCCAGGAGTTCGTCGACGGCAAACCCTGGGCCCACGTCGACATCGCCGGTACGGCGCAACTCCCGGCGCCGCGCACGTGGCGGAACAAGGGCGCGACCGGCTTCGGCACCAAACTGCTGATCGAGTTCGCGCTCAGGTTCGCCCGGCCGACGGACGGCGCCGCATGA
- a CDS encoding DUF1269 domain-containing protein encodes MTHLVVLGLDSREDAERVIALTDDLAKQQLLQREDAAYAYKDAKGKVRIHQSINLTGAGAASGALWGTLIGLIFLNPLAGFAVGAASGAVAGKLTDVGINDDLIKQVGQELQDGHAAVFLLARSATVDRVVDALKPFSPTIIQTNLTKEREEELVEALQS; translated from the coding sequence ATGACCCATCTGGTGGTTCTCGGTCTCGACAGTCGTGAGGACGCCGAGCGCGTCATCGCGCTGACCGATGATCTGGCGAAACAGCAACTGCTGCAGCGAGAGGACGCGGCCTACGCCTACAAGGACGCCAAGGGGAAGGTCCGCATCCACCAGTCCATCAACCTGACCGGCGCCGGCGCCGCCAGCGGCGCCCTCTGGGGAACGCTGATCGGTCTCATCTTCCTGAACCCGCTCGCCGGCTTCGCGGTCGGCGCGGCCTCCGGAGCGGTGGCCGGCAAGCTCACCGACGTCGGTATCAACGACGACCTGATCAAGCAGGTCGGCCAGGAGCTGCAGGACGGCCATGCCGCGGTCTTCCTGCTGGCCCGTTCGGCCACTGTCGATCGCGTCGTCGACGCACTCAAACCGTTCAGCCCGACGATCATCCAGACGAACCTGACGAAGGAGCGCGAGGAAGAGCTCGTCGAGGCGCTGCAAAGCTGA
- a CDS encoding RDD family protein → MNGRPGGVLGRFAGKVTGRVIETVQPDVVLSHVDLDALLDRIDINRVLDRVDLDALIDRIDVERLMDRVDVERLLDRVDLDRLLERVDIEALVRRSGVPQIVVESQTRLAGSLLDLVRRQLAGLDALLNRGVARLLRRQVAPRSRTVTGEYAGAVSRAIATALDIAIIATTFTIGLAGANLLTTSFWGVEVRRALPATIALAVLAFCYAFGFLAVAGRMPGQGIIGLRVVRAGGGTIRPGQALRWVLGFPLSVVLFGLGFVPIVFAREHRALHDLIAGTAIVYDWGERPAELPGPLSAFLARHDGDSP, encoded by the coding sequence GTGAATGGCCGTCCCGGCGGAGTGCTGGGACGGTTCGCCGGCAAGGTCACCGGCCGGGTCATCGAAACCGTTCAGCCGGACGTGGTGCTGTCGCACGTCGACCTGGACGCCCTTCTCGACCGCATCGACATCAACCGGGTCCTGGACCGCGTCGACCTCGACGCGCTGATCGACCGGATCGATGTCGAACGACTGATGGACCGGGTCGACGTCGAACGCTTGCTCGACCGCGTCGACCTGGACCGCCTGCTCGAGCGGGTCGACATCGAGGCCCTGGTACGGCGGTCCGGTGTGCCTCAGATCGTGGTCGAGAGCCAGACCCGGCTGGCCGGCTCGCTGCTCGACCTGGTTCGCCGGCAACTCGCCGGCCTGGACGCCCTCCTCAACCGCGGTGTCGCCCGCTTGCTGCGCAGACAAGTCGCGCCACGATCCCGAACAGTCACCGGCGAGTACGCCGGTGCCGTGAGTCGCGCGATCGCGACCGCGCTCGACATCGCGATCATCGCGACGACGTTCACGATCGGACTGGCCGGCGCGAACCTGCTGACCACGTCGTTCTGGGGCGTCGAAGTACGACGGGCGCTCCCGGCAACGATCGCGCTGGCGGTCCTCGCGTTCTGCTACGCGTTCGGGTTCCTCGCGGTGGCCGGCCGGATGCCCGGTCAGGGCATCATCGGCCTCCGGGTCGTCCGCGCCGGCGGCGGCACGATCCGTCCGGGGCAGGCCCTGCGCTGGGTCCTCGGGTTCCCGCTCAGCGTCGTCCTGTTCGGTCTGGGCTTCGTCCCGATCGTGTTCGCCCGCGAGCATCGTGCGCTGCACGACCTGATCGCGGGCACTGCCATCGTCTACGACTGGGGCGAGCGACCCGCCGAGCTGCCCGGGCCGCTGTCCGCGTTCCTCGCTCGGCACGACGGGGATTCACCCTAA
- a CDS encoding LuxR C-terminal-related transcriptional regulator: MTSPGLDRERDAFRRSADGKTPRPPLTLVTRERLHSALDLGVGSPLTMVIAPAGTGKTVLLSDWVTRRRRAGEPVVWVPGQAPGSLQGFLERVDGAEGSELLDPIVVDDAHLLPASTVAALARVLQEAPHALRLLLATRYDLPLPISELEVRGMALTLRSRDLRFNDAEATELVQAHAGNATADDICLVQEKTAGWAAALVLAARTLQASGDVVWPLANQRPVLDLLLGETLNTLDQRVLAMLLSTFAATSLTGQLAVVLSGDNEAGSMLEDLAGSGLLVTAYADEAGGDRASNPLYRYHPLLVELLRRRIATSAEDRQLVVTAHHRSALYYESHGASEAALRSALDADDVELVERILFGHGPALLAAGEAELVEAAFDALPAGYVEQHPQLFGVRGLLRRITGDVAGAVQDAASADEMATESAPEALADVVLLRLWESRYGWHDVHAAIERARSLLTRAVLGPERLAWLLIELAAAETWADELDAALSHLDEALVTARMAGHHQLIAGGLAHRAVVQHVRGQVQNAAQSAQAAVDAGGERGLPQEYAVRAQVVLGFAAVSELEVDAACQYLQQVTDADVAESDTVVAGLRAMLRTVLLVERGRLGEALTELTSDPVAAGPLPSYLSRDLALLRSWLATLLGDKTTVDAQLAVLERTGNATEAELIRAMTSMLQEDVPTALKLIDAGLERPDIYPPLASAAASFRAVLLDRTGDDPAAEAALVDTLNRVTPQRMLHVLTPAGDEPAFLDRLRRHVTGPNPHPFAAAALEKLSDYQAGWSQAGGMTPLGRTRPDANTPPPRRLDAVVNGARIRLTAREAEVLDQLALGSSYAEVAQALFITENTVKTHLISLYRKLGVDKRSAALRTARTVGLL; this comes from the coding sequence GTGACGAGCCCGGGGCTCGATCGAGAGCGCGATGCATTCCGGCGGTCGGCGGACGGGAAGACTCCGCGCCCGCCGCTCACGCTGGTGACCCGCGAGCGGCTGCACTCCGCGCTCGATCTCGGTGTCGGTTCACCGTTGACGATGGTGATCGCACCGGCGGGTACCGGTAAGACGGTCCTGCTGTCGGACTGGGTCACCCGCCGAAGACGCGCGGGGGAGCCGGTGGTGTGGGTGCCCGGGCAGGCTCCCGGCTCGTTGCAGGGTTTCCTCGAGCGGGTGGACGGCGCCGAGGGTTCGGAGCTGCTGGACCCGATCGTCGTCGACGACGCTCACTTGTTGCCGGCGTCAACGGTCGCCGCGCTGGCCCGGGTTCTGCAGGAGGCGCCGCACGCGCTGCGGTTGTTGCTCGCCACCCGGTACGACCTGCCGCTGCCGATCTCCGAGCTCGAGGTCAGGGGGATGGCGCTGACGTTGCGCTCGCGGGACCTGCGCTTCAACGACGCCGAGGCGACCGAGCTCGTCCAGGCGCATGCCGGGAACGCGACCGCGGACGACATCTGTCTGGTCCAGGAGAAGACGGCCGGCTGGGCGGCGGCGCTCGTTCTGGCCGCCCGGACGTTGCAGGCCTCCGGTGACGTGGTGTGGCCGCTCGCGAACCAGCGGCCGGTGCTGGACCTGCTGCTCGGCGAGACGCTGAACACCCTCGACCAGCGGGTCCTGGCGATGCTGCTGAGCACCTTCGCGGCCACTTCGTTGACGGGGCAACTAGCCGTCGTGCTCAGCGGCGACAACGAGGCCGGCTCGATGCTCGAGGATCTCGCCGGCAGCGGTCTCCTGGTCACGGCCTACGCCGACGAGGCAGGCGGTGACCGGGCGAGCAACCCGCTCTACCGTTATCACCCGCTGCTCGTCGAGTTGCTTCGACGGCGGATCGCCACCAGCGCCGAGGACCGGCAGCTCGTCGTCACGGCGCACCACCGCTCCGCCCTGTACTACGAGAGCCACGGCGCCAGTGAGGCGGCGTTACGCAGCGCGCTGGACGCCGACGACGTCGAGCTGGTCGAGCGGATCCTGTTCGGCCACGGGCCCGCGCTCCTGGCCGCGGGTGAGGCCGAGCTGGTCGAGGCAGCCTTCGACGCGCTCCCCGCGGGGTACGTCGAGCAGCATCCGCAGCTGTTCGGGGTCCGGGGACTGCTGCGTCGGATCACCGGGGACGTGGCGGGCGCGGTCCAGGATGCGGCGTCGGCCGATGAGATGGCGACCGAATCGGCTCCGGAGGCGCTGGCGGACGTCGTACTGCTGCGCCTGTGGGAGTCCCGGTACGGCTGGCATGACGTGCATGCGGCGATCGAGCGAGCCAGGTCGCTGTTGACGCGCGCAGTGCTCGGCCCGGAGCGGTTGGCGTGGTTGCTGATCGAGCTTGCGGCGGCGGAGACCTGGGCGGACGAGCTGGACGCGGCGCTCAGCCATCTGGACGAGGCACTCGTGACCGCGCGGATGGCGGGGCATCACCAGCTGATCGCGGGCGGACTTGCGCATCGTGCAGTCGTGCAGCATGTCCGGGGCCAGGTCCAGAACGCGGCCCAGTCGGCGCAGGCGGCCGTCGACGCCGGGGGAGAGCGCGGCCTTCCCCAGGAGTACGCCGTACGGGCGCAGGTCGTGCTGGGATTCGCGGCGGTCAGTGAGCTCGAGGTGGACGCCGCATGTCAGTACCTGCAACAGGTCACGGATGCCGATGTGGCCGAATCCGACACCGTGGTCGCGGGTCTGCGCGCGATGTTGCGAACGGTGCTCCTGGTTGAGCGGGGTCGCCTCGGCGAGGCGCTGACCGAGCTCACCAGCGATCCGGTCGCGGCCGGTCCGCTGCCGTCGTACCTCTCGCGGGATCTGGCGTTGCTGCGGTCCTGGCTGGCGACCTTGCTGGGCGACAAGACCACGGTCGACGCGCAGCTCGCGGTGCTGGAGCGCACCGGCAACGCGACCGAGGCCGAGCTGATCCGGGCGATGACGTCGATGCTCCAGGAGGACGTTCCGACCGCATTGAAGCTGATCGACGCCGGCCTCGAACGCCCCGACATCTACCCGCCGCTGGCCTCGGCCGCCGCATCGTTCCGGGCCGTACTGCTGGACCGCACCGGCGACGATCCGGCCGCTGAAGCCGCGCTGGTCGACACTCTGAACCGCGTCACGCCGCAGCGGATGTTGCACGTACTGACCCCGGCCGGCGACGAGCCCGCGTTCCTGGACCGCCTCCGCAGACACGTCACCGGCCCGAATCCACACCCGTTCGCGGCGGCCGCGCTCGAGAAGCTGTCCGACTACCAGGCCGGATGGAGCCAGGCCGGCGGGATGACCCCGCTGGGACGGACCAGGCCGGACGCGAACACCCCGCCGCCACGCCGCCTCGACGCGGTGGTGAACGGCGCCCGGATCCGCCTGACCGCCCGCGAGGCCGAAGTACTCGACCAGCTCGCGCTCGGCAGCTCGTACGCCGAAGTCGCCCAGGCACTGTTCATCACCGAGAACACGGTCAAGACCCACCTGATCTCGCTCTACCGCAAGCTCGGTGTGGACAAGCGGTCCGCGGCGCTGCGGACCGCCCGTACCGTCGGGCTGTTGTAG
- a CDS encoding c-type cytochrome, whose amino-acid sequence MPVQPRSAGAVRRRRFAKTLVIGAALVTVGLAYTVLVPRSATGADGPQSDQIEAGRKLFAVGCSSCHGLHAEGGTDGTGRIAGPSLIGVGAAAVDFQVSTGRMPATQTKAQIPQKPPVYTDEEIAQLAAYVASLAPGPAIPSSDEYDVSKVTQADIVRGGELFRTNCTACHNFAGRGGALPDGRYAPSLMGTTPRNIYQAMLTGPQEMPVFSDHVLLPEDKRAIIAYVVALQQAKDPGGLGLGRLGPVSEGLWGWFVGIGLLVVVAVWIGAKVPRIRRRD is encoded by the coding sequence ATGCCCGTGCAACCACGGTCTGCTGGTGCGGTGCGTCGACGGAGGTTCGCGAAGACACTGGTGATCGGCGCTGCGCTGGTCACCGTCGGTCTCGCGTACACGGTGCTGGTGCCGCGCAGCGCGACGGGTGCGGACGGTCCCCAGTCCGACCAGATCGAGGCGGGGCGGAAGCTGTTCGCGGTCGGCTGTTCCAGCTGCCACGGGCTGCATGCCGAGGGCGGCACGGACGGTACCGGCCGGATTGCCGGGCCTTCGCTGATCGGCGTCGGTGCGGCCGCGGTCGACTTCCAGGTCAGCACCGGCCGGATGCCCGCCACCCAGACCAAGGCGCAGATCCCGCAGAAGCCGCCCGTCTACACCGACGAGGAGATCGCCCAGCTGGCGGCGTACGTCGCCTCGCTCGCCCCCGGGCCGGCGATCCCGTCGTCCGACGAGTACGACGTGAGCAAGGTGACGCAGGCCGACATCGTCCGCGGCGGCGAGCTGTTCCGGACCAACTGCACCGCATGCCACAACTTCGCCGGCCGCGGCGGAGCGCTCCCGGACGGTCGTTACGCGCCGTCCCTGATGGGGACGACACCGCGCAACATCTACCAGGCGATGCTCACCGGCCCGCAGGAGATGCCGGTCTTCTCCGACCACGTCCTGCTCCCCGAGGACAAACGCGCGATCATCGCCTACGTCGTCGCCCTGCAGCAGGCGAAGGATCCGGGCGGACTCGGCCTGGGGCGGCTCGGACCGGTCTCCGAAGGGCTGTGGGGCTGGTTCGTCGGTATCGGTCTGCTGGTCGTGGTCGCGGTCTGGATCGGGGCCAAGGTGCCGAGGATCCGCCGCCGCGACTGA
- a CDS encoding alpha/beta fold hydrolase: MSENSVKHSHGVHVVHGGSRQAAPLLLIHGSGASGACWAPMVPALAERHHVVTIDLPGLGRSAPVTSYEIPAQAARVAAMIDSLDLGPLTVVGHSSGGYVATSLAEQRPELVKAMVLLSTGPRLEALLPQPAIIRALSGPPLGRLTWALRSDKLIRKGIRATCAADVDLPDELIADLRGLPYRDFVAVLRCNGEYITERSVPDRLAELDVPLLVVFGGADPRWDPASANEYAVVRGARIELLPGIGHVTPLEAPEPSAQLVLQFTA, encoded by the coding sequence ATGAGTGAGAACTCCGTCAAGCACTCCCACGGGGTGCACGTCGTCCACGGTGGCTCGCGGCAAGCGGCTCCGCTGCTGCTGATCCACGGCTCCGGTGCGTCCGGCGCCTGCTGGGCGCCGATGGTTCCGGCCCTTGCCGAGCGCCACCATGTCGTGACGATCGACCTGCCCGGCTTGGGCCGTTCGGCTCCGGTGACGTCGTACGAGATCCCTGCCCAGGCGGCGCGGGTGGCGGCGATGATCGACTCGCTCGACCTCGGGCCGCTGACCGTCGTCGGGCACTCGAGCGGTGGGTACGTCGCAACCTCGCTCGCGGAGCAACGCCCCGAACTGGTGAAGGCGATGGTCCTGCTCAGCACCGGTCCGAGGCTCGAAGCGCTCCTACCGCAACCGGCAATCATTCGCGCGCTGTCCGGGCCACCGCTCGGTCGGCTCACCTGGGCGTTGCGCTCGGACAAGCTGATCCGCAAGGGCATCCGCGCCACCTGCGCTGCCGACGTTGATCTCCCGGACGAGCTGATCGCCGACCTTCGGGGCCTGCCGTACCGCGACTTCGTCGCCGTACTGCGCTGCAACGGCGAATACATCACCGAGCGCAGCGTCCCCGATCGGCTCGCCGAGCTCGACGTACCGCTGCTGGTCGTCTTCGGTGGCGCCGACCCGCGCTGGGATCCGGCGTCGGCCAACGAGTACGCCGTCGTGCGCGGCGCGCGGATCGAGCTGCTGCCCGGGATCGGGCACGTGACCCCGCTCGAAGCTCCTGAACCCAGCGCACAGCTCGTTCTGCAGTTCACGGCCTAG